A part of Gossypium hirsutum isolate 1008001.06 chromosome A07, Gossypium_hirsutum_v2.1, whole genome shotgun sequence genomic DNA contains:
- the LOC107956470 gene encoding probable methyltransferase PMT3, protein MTRGRADVNPKKRLITWIIVLVFCCGCFYAYTRSRGSSALEYGSKSLRKFGSSYWRGDEDNTDTSTKHEEDADDGFIPKSFPVCDDRHSEIIPCLDRNLIYQTRLKLDLSVMEHYERHCPLPEKRYNCLIPPPPGYRVPIKWPKSRDQVWKANIPHTHLATEKSDQNWMVVKGDKVVFPGGGTHFHYGADKYLASMANMLNFPKNSMNNEGNVRTVFDAGCGVASFGGYLLAYDILTMSLAPNDVHENQIQFALERGIPAYLGVLGTKRLPYPSRSFELAHCSRCRIDWLQRNGILLLELDRILRPGGYFAYSSPEAYAQDEEDLRIFRAMSAFVERMCWKIAVKRDQTVIWVKPLTNDCYMQREPGTQPPMCRSDDDPDLVWGVPMEACITPYSNQVHRSKGSALAPWPARLTTPPPRLADLGYSDDMFIKDTELWQRRVEHYWTVSGQNLESDTFRNVMDMKANLGSFAAALSNKEVWVMNVVPEDGPNTLKIVYDRGLLGSVHNWCESYSTYPRTYDLIHAWTVFSDIERRGCSIVDLLLEMDRILRPKGYIIYNDKRSIAEVIKKYLGALHWESVAISDSQLVEQDEDDVVFIIQKKMWLTSESLKDSE, encoded by the exons ATGACAAGGGGAAGAGCTGATGTGAATCCAAAGAAACGATTGATCACTTGGATTATAGTGTTGGTATTCTGTTGCGGTTGCTTCTATGCATACACCCGAAGCCGTGGTTCGTCGGCCCTCGAATATGGAAGTAAATCTTTGAGGAAATTCGGTTCATCATACTGGCGTGGGGATGAAGATAACACTGATACTTCCACTAAACACGAAGAAGATGCTGATGATGGGTTCATACCAAAGAGTTTCCCA GTTTGTGATGATCGACATTCCGAGATAATACCTTGCCTAGACAGGAATCTTATATACCAGACAAGATTGAAGTTGGATTTATCTGTAATGGAACACTATGAAAGACATTGTCCATTGCCTGAAAAACGTTACAATTGTTTGATTCCTCCTCCACCTGGATACAGG GTCCCTATCAAGTGGCCGAAAAGTCGGGATCAGGTATGGAAAGCCAACATACCGCACACTCATCTTGCTACTGAAAAATCCGACCAGAACTGGATGGTTGTCAAAGGTGACAAGGTTGTTTTCCCTGGTGGAGGAACTCACTTCCATTATGGAGCAGATAAATATCTTGCTTCAATGGCAAAT ATGCTGAACTTTCCGAAGAATAGTATGAACAACGAGGGAAACGTCCGGACGGTTTTCGATGCGGGATGCGGAGTTGCTAGTTTCGGCGGATACCTGCTGGCGTATGATATTCTTACAATGTCTTTAGCACCAAATGATGTTCATGAAAACCAGATTCAGTTTGCTCTGGAGCGAGGAATCCCGGCGTATCTCGGTGTTTTAGGGACGAAGAGGCTTCCTTACCCAAGTCGATCTTTCGAACTTGCACATTGCTCTCGTTGCAGGATTGATTGGCTTCAAAGGAATGGGATCCTTCTTCTTGAGCTAGACAGGATACTGAGGCCTGGAGGCTATTTTGCCTATTCATCCCCTGAGGCATATGCACAAGATGAAGAAGATTTGCGAATATTTAGAGCAATGAGCGCTTTCGTTGAGCGGATGTGTTGGAAGATCGCAGTTAAAAGAGACCAAACTGTTATTTGGGTTAAACCCTTGACAAATGACTGTTATATGCAAAGAGAGCCTGGTACTCAACCTCCCATGTGCCGATCTGATGATGATCCGGATCTCGTGTGGGGCGTTCCGATGGAAGCTTGTATCACTCCTTACTCTAACC AGGTTCATAGATCAAAAGGGAGTGCGTTGGCTCCTTGGCCTGCTCGTTTGACAACACCGCCTCCCCGTCTCGCTGATTTAGGCTACTCCGACGATATGTTCATAAAGGACACG GAACTTTGGCAACGAAGAGTTGAACACTATTGGACTGTTTCCGGTCAAAATCTCGAGTCCGATACGTTTAGAAATGTGATGGACATGAAAGCAAACCTGGGTTCATTTGCAGCTGCGTTGAGTAACAAAGAGGTTTGGGTTATGAATGTGGTGCCCGAAGATGGACCCAACACTCTCAAGATAGTATATGACAGAGGACTGTTAGGAAGTGTGCATAACTG GTGCGAAAGCTACTCGACGTATCCGAGAACTTACGATCTGATCCATGCTTGGACCGTGTTCTCTGATATCGAAAGGAGGGGATGTAGCATTGTGGATTTGTTGTTAGAAATGGACCGAATCTTGAGGCCTAAAGGTTACATCATTTATAATGATAAGCGATCGATAGCGGAAGTGATAAAGAAATATTTAGGAGCATTACACTGGGAATCAGTGGCAATATCAGATTCTCAGCTGGTGGAGCAAGATGAGGATGATGTAGTGTTCATAATTCAGAAGAAAATGTGGCTTACAAGTGAAAGCCTTAAGGACTCCGAATAA
- the LOC107952893 gene encoding dolichyl-diphosphooligosaccharide--protein glycosyltransferase subunit 2, giving the protein MARRLAGFLVLLLVVSICEAAFLFQPISDSHRSTALELFTPDHGSFKSLEETYEALRTFQILGIEKKPDLTATACRSISETVGSSSSTAKDLFYALKANSIAECKIDKKASKGIISRLKAAVSGASSLLDFYYSVGGLVLIKDQSSEADVHLADAEGVFRSVKAFSQSDGRWRYSSNNPESSAFAAGIALETHAGIVSLASSEIDQSLISTLKNDIIKLFDSIEKYDDGALYFDDKLVDGHEYQGPVSTTSSVLRGLTAFAAVTAENLNLPGDKILGLAKFFLGIGVPGDAKDFFNQIDSLACLESNRVSIPLILSFPSTVLSLTRKDSLKVGVSTVLGSEVPSLTVKLVGAFSSGSKDASLVESQELNFDKTSGLHILNDLPKSIDVGSYTFVFEIVLHEPKHEEVYFKGSQTKVPISVTGLIKIENSEIAVLDSDLGSIESQKKLDLAGKNAISLSANHLQMLRLSFQLTTPRGRSFKPHQAFLKLRHESKVEHIFVVGNSGKQFEIVLNFLGLVEKFFYLSGKYDMELTVGDAAMENSLLVAIGHIELDLPEAPEKAPRPPPQPVDPYSRYGPKAEITHIFRAPEKRPPQELSLAFLGLTILPLLGFLIGLLRLGVNLKNFPTKPLPATFAVLFHVGIGAVLLLCVFFWVKLDLFQTLKILGFLGGILVFVGHRILSHLAAASAKLKSA; this is encoded by the exons ATGGCCAGACGTCTAGCTGGATTTCTGGTTCTGTTACTTGTAGTATCGATCTGCGAAGCCGCTTTTCTTTTTCAACCAATCTCCGATTCTCATCGATCTACCGCTCTTGAACTCTTCACTCCCGACCATGGATCATTCAAAAG CTTGGAAGAAACATATGAGGCACTAAGAACATTTCAGATTCTTGGAATTGAAAAGAAGCCTGATTTAACAGCTACAGCTTGCCGCTCAATTTCTGAAACTGTTGGGTCATCTTCATCGACTGCAAAGGATCTTTTCTATGCTTTAAAAGCAAATAGTATAGCGGAATGCAAGATTGACAAGAAAGCTTCTAAG GGCATTATTTCAAGACTTAAAGCTGCCGTAAGTGGTGCGAGTTCATTGCTTGACTTCTACTATTCAGTAGGAGGTTTGGTACTCATCAAG GATCAAAGTTCTGAAGCTGATGTTCATCTTGCTGATGCTGAGGGAGTGTTCCGCTCTGTCAAG GCTTTCAGCCAGAGTGATGGCAGGTGGCGTTATAGTTCAAATAACCCCGAATCTAGTGCTTTTGCTGCTG GAATTGCACTTGAAACGCATGCTGGAATTGTTTCGTTAGCATCTTCAGAAATTGACCAATCTTTG ATTAGTACTCTAAAGAATGATATAATCAAGCTTTTTGATAGCATCGAGAAATATG ATGATGGGGCCCTTTACTTTGATGATAAACTTGTTGATGGTCATGAATACCAAGGTCCTGTATCAACCACCTCATCTGTTCTTAGAGGCCTAACAGCATTTGCTGCAGTGACTGCTGAAAATCTCAAT CTTCCAGGGGACAAAATTCTTGGATTAGCTAAATTCTTCCTTGGTATTGGTGTTCCTGGTGATGCCAAAGATTTCTTCAACCAAATAGACTCCTTAGCTTGTTTGGAAAGCAACAG GGTTTCTATACCACTTATCTTATCGTTTCCATCAACGGTGCTTTCATTGACTAGAAAAGACTCACTCAAG GTTGGAGTTAGCACTGTGCTTGGTTCAGAAGTACCATCTCTAACAGTAAAGCTTGTGGGAGCTTTTAGTTCTGGTTCAAAGGATGCTTCTCTAGTTGAAAGCCAG GAACTTAATTTTGACAAGACATCTGGGCTACATATCTTGAACGACTTGCCGAAGAGTATTGATGTTGGAAGTTACACATTTGTTTTTGAG ATTGTGCTTCATGAACCTAAGCATGAAGAGGTTTATTTTAAGGGAAGCCAAACAAAAGTCCCAATATCTGTCACTGGACTTATCAAGATTGAAAATTCAGAAATTGCAGTTCTTGACAGTGATCTTGGGAGTATAGAATCGCAGAAAAA gctagattTAGCTGGAAAAAATGCTATATCATTATCAGCAAACCATCTCCAGATGCTGCGTCTATCCTTTCAGTTGACAACTCCTCGTGGACGTTCTTTTAAGCCACATCAG GCATTTCTCAAGTTGAGACATGAGAGCAAGGTTGAGCACATCTTTGTGGTTGGGAACTCTGGAAAACAGTTTGAGATAGTTCTA AATTTTCTTGGGCTGGTTGAGAAGTTCTTCTATCTCTCAGGCAAATATGACATGGAGCTCACTGTTGGTGATGCCGCTATG GAGAACTCTCTGTTAGTAGCTATCGGACATATTGAGTTAGATCTACCAGAAGCACCCGAGAAGGCACCCCGCCCTCCTCCTCAGCCCGTAGATCCATACTCAAGATATGGACCCAAAGCAGAGATAACACACATCTTCAGGGCTCCTGAAAAGCGTCCACCTCAGGAGCTTTCCCTTGCTTTCCTGGGGCTTACTATCTTGCCATTGCTTGGATTTTTGATTGGG CTATTACGTCTAGGGGTGAATCTGAAGAACTTTCCCACCAAACCCTTACCTGCCACATTTGCCGTTCTTTTCCATGTTGGCATTGGAGCAGTTCTATTGCTCTGTGTGTTTTTCTGGGTGAAG TTGGATCTATTCCAAACACTGAAGATACTTGGTTTCTTGGGAGGAATCCTTGTGTTTGTTGGGCATAGAATCCTATCCCACCTGGCCGCTGCGTCAGCCAAGTTGAAATCTGCCTGA